In Microbacterium pumilum, the following proteins share a genomic window:
- a CDS encoding gluconokinase, whose amino-acid sequence MTNSTPLVCVMGVSAAGKSTVGAALAGVLGVPFADADDLHSDANRSKMASGIPLGDEDRWPWLDAVGGHFQEHRATGLVMACSALRRVYRDRIRAVAPDVVFVHLDGSRELLAARAAARTDHFMPAALLNSQIATLEPLAADERGLVADVGMPVSDLVDDVAARLSSA is encoded by the coding sequence GTGACGAACAGCACCCCGCTCGTCTGCGTGATGGGGGTGTCGGCGGCGGGCAAGTCCACCGTCGGTGCCGCCCTCGCCGGGGTGCTGGGGGTGCCGTTCGCCGACGCGGACGATCTGCACTCCGACGCCAACCGGTCGAAGATGGCGTCGGGGATCCCGCTCGGCGACGAGGACCGATGGCCCTGGCTGGATGCCGTCGGCGGCCATTTTCAAGAGCATCGTGCGACGGGACTCGTGATGGCGTGCAGTGCGCTGCGCAGGGTCTACCGTGATCGCATCCGAGCCGTCGCCCCCGACGTGGTGTTCGTCCATCTCGACGGTTCGCGCGAGCTGCTCGCGGCCCGCGCCGCCGCACGCACGGATCACTTCATGCCGGCGGCGCTCCTGAACTCGCAGATCGCGACGCTCGAACCGCTCGCCGCGGACGAGAGGGGTCTTGTCGCAGACGTCGGGATGCCGGTGAGCGACCTGGTCGACGACGTGGCCGCGAGGCTGAGCTCGGCCTGA
- the manD gene encoding D-mannonate dehydratase ManD: MIIDKAEVIVTSPGRNFVTLRLTTDEGHVGIGDATLNGRELAVVSYLKDHVAPLLIGVDAGKIEDTWQFLYRSAYWRRGPVTMAAIASVDMALWDIKGKAAGMPVYQLLGGASRRGLMAYGHASGKDLPEIFDSVRSHLEQGYRSIRVQSGVPGLQAIYGIASQAAGTKDSDIRYDHEPARRGAKPTEEDWDTRAYMRHLPTVFEAVRNEFGPELPLLHDGHHRMTPIQAAKLGKSLEPYDLFWLEDCTPAENQEALRLVRQHTTTPLAIGEIFNTVWDFKDLIKEQLIDYVRGAVTHMGGISPLKKTLEYAAQYQVKSGMHGPTDISPVGMAAAMHLGLSIHNFGIQEYMKHSAATDSVFQQTFSWSDGYLHPGDAPGLGVTLDVDEAGKYPYEQAYLPFNRLADGTVHDW; the protein is encoded by the coding sequence ATGATCATCGACAAGGCTGAGGTCATTGTCACGAGTCCGGGACGCAACTTCGTCACCCTGCGGCTCACCACCGACGAAGGCCACGTGGGCATCGGCGATGCGACCCTCAACGGACGCGAGCTGGCGGTCGTGAGCTACCTCAAGGATCATGTCGCACCGCTGCTGATCGGCGTCGATGCGGGCAAGATCGAGGACACCTGGCAGTTCCTCTATCGCTCGGCGTACTGGCGGCGAGGCCCCGTCACGATGGCGGCGATCGCGTCGGTCGACATGGCACTGTGGGACATCAAGGGCAAGGCGGCCGGGATGCCGGTGTACCAGCTGCTCGGAGGCGCCAGCCGCCGCGGTCTGATGGCCTACGGCCACGCCTCGGGCAAGGATCTCCCCGAGATCTTCGATTCCGTCCGATCGCACCTCGAGCAGGGGTATCGGTCGATCCGCGTGCAGTCCGGTGTGCCCGGACTGCAGGCGATCTACGGGATCGCGTCGCAGGCGGCCGGAACCAAGGACTCCGACATCCGGTACGACCACGAGCCCGCCCGCCGCGGCGCCAAGCCGACCGAGGAGGACTGGGACACACGGGCCTACATGCGGCATCTGCCGACGGTGTTCGAGGCCGTGCGCAACGAGTTCGGTCCGGAGCTGCCGCTGCTGCACGACGGGCATCACCGGATGACGCCGATCCAGGCGGCGAAGCTCGGCAAGTCGCTCGAGCCGTATGACCTGTTCTGGCTCGAGGACTGCACGCCGGCCGAGAACCAGGAGGCGCTGCGGCTGGTGCGTCAGCACACCACGACGCCGCTGGCCATCGGTGAGATCTTCAACACGGTGTGGGACTTCAAGGACCTCATCAAAGAGCAGCTGATCGACTACGTGCGCGGTGCGGTCACCCACATGGGCGGCATCTCCCCCCTGAAGAAGACCCTGGAGTATGCCGCGCAGTATCAAGTCAAGTCCGGCATGCACGGGCCGACCGACATCTCTCCGGTGGGCATGGCCGCCGCGATGCACCTGGGCCTGTCGATCCACAACTTCGGCATCCAGGAATACATGAAGCACTCCGCGGCGACCGACAGCGTCTTCCAGCAGACCTTCTCCTGGTCGGACGGCTACCTCCACCCCGGCGATGCGCCCGGGCTGGGTGTCACACTGGATGTCGACGAGGCCGGCAAGTACCCCTACGAGCAGGCCTACCTCCCCTTCAACCGACTCGCCGACGGAACGGTCCACGACTGGTGA
- the uidA gene encoding beta-glucuronidase codes for MLKPQTSPTRELVGLDGLWKFAVDTSVPASPWTATLPTQLEAAVPASYNDLFADAAIRDHVGWVWYQRSVRVPRGWAGERVFVRLDAATHEGVVYVDDTKVAEHVGGYTPFEADITDVVTAGGEFRLTIGVSNELTNITIPPGKVTVTDDGGRTQDYLHDFFNYAGLARSVWLYSAPAVRVSDITITTDLDGSTGIVGFDIETTGADSVNVTLRDAAGEVVATGDGIAGALRVQDVRLWQPGAAYLYTLTAQAIVAGDVVDEYSLPVGVRTIEVRGTEFLINGTPFYFTGFGRHEDSAIRGKGHDNAYLVHDFQLMDWIGANSFRTSHYPYAEEVMEFADRHGIVVIDEVGAVGLNLAMGGGIFGGQAAPTFSPETINDRTRETHAQAIRELIARDKNHPSVVMWSITNEPASNEDGAREYFEPLVSLTRELDPTRPVTFVNVMFSTFENDLIADLFDVICLNRYYGWYVDSGDLKTAERKLEAELLGWQEKFARPLIMTEYGADTVPGYHSIYDSPFTEEYQTSFLEMYHRVHDRIPAIVGEQVWNFADFQTKNGFARVDGNKKGVFTRDRKPKAAAHALRTRWTAPRDAD; via the coding sequence ATGCTGAAGCCTCAGACCAGCCCGACACGAGAACTGGTCGGCCTCGACGGACTCTGGAAGTTCGCCGTCGACACCTCGGTGCCCGCCTCCCCGTGGACTGCGACGCTGCCGACGCAGCTCGAGGCTGCGGTTCCCGCAAGCTACAACGACCTGTTCGCGGATGCCGCCATCCGCGATCACGTCGGCTGGGTCTGGTATCAGCGGTCTGTGCGCGTCCCGCGCGGGTGGGCCGGCGAGCGCGTCTTCGTCCGACTCGACGCGGCGACCCACGAGGGGGTCGTCTACGTCGACGACACCAAGGTCGCCGAGCACGTGGGCGGCTACACCCCGTTCGAGGCCGACATCACCGACGTCGTGACGGCGGGCGGCGAGTTCCGCCTCACCATCGGCGTGAGCAACGAGCTCACGAACATCACGATTCCGCCGGGCAAGGTCACCGTCACGGATGACGGCGGCCGAACGCAGGACTACCTGCACGACTTCTTCAACTACGCGGGGCTTGCCCGCTCAGTGTGGCTGTACAGCGCGCCGGCCGTGCGCGTGTCCGACATCACGATCACGACGGACCTCGACGGTTCCACGGGCATCGTCGGCTTCGACATCGAGACGACCGGCGCCGATTCGGTGAACGTCACGCTGCGAGACGCCGCGGGCGAGGTCGTGGCGACCGGAGACGGCATCGCCGGCGCACTTCGCGTTCAGGATGTGCGTCTCTGGCAGCCCGGCGCCGCGTACCTGTACACCCTGACCGCACAGGCGATCGTCGCCGGTGACGTCGTCGACGAGTATTCACTCCCGGTGGGCGTCCGCACGATCGAGGTCCGGGGCACCGAGTTCCTCATCAACGGCACGCCGTTCTACTTCACGGGCTTCGGCCGCCATGAGGACAGCGCGATCCGAGGCAAGGGCCACGACAACGCCTACCTCGTGCACGACTTCCAGCTCATGGACTGGATCGGAGCGAACTCGTTCCGCACCTCCCACTATCCCTACGCCGAGGAGGTCATGGAATTCGCGGACCGCCACGGCATCGTCGTGATCGACGAGGTGGGCGCCGTCGGCCTCAACCTGGCGATGGGCGGCGGCATCTTCGGCGGACAGGCAGCACCCACGTTCTCGCCCGAGACGATCAACGATCGCACCCGTGAGACGCATGCGCAGGCGATCCGCGAGCTCATCGCGCGCGACAAGAACCACCCCAGCGTCGTGATGTGGTCCATCACGAACGAACCCGCCTCGAACGAGGACGGCGCCCGCGAGTACTTCGAGCCGCTCGTCTCCCTCACCCGTGAACTCGACCCCACGCGCCCGGTCACGTTCGTCAACGTCATGTTCTCGACATTCGAGAACGACCTCATCGCGGACCTGTTCGACGTCATCTGCCTGAACCGCTACTACGGCTGGTACGTCGACTCCGGCGACCTGAAGACGGCGGAGCGCAAGCTCGAGGCCGAGCTGCTCGGCTGGCAGGAGAAGTTCGCCCGGCCGCTCATCATGACCGAGTACGGGGCCGATACGGTACCGGGCTATCACTCCATCTACGACTCCCCCTTCACGGAGGAGTACCAGACGAGCTTCCTCGAGATGTACCACCGCGTGCACGACCGCATCCCCGCGATCGTGGGCGAGCAGGTGTGGAATTTCGCGGACTTCCAGACCAAAAACGGGTTCGCGCGGGTCGACGGCAACAAGAAGGGCGTGTTCACGCGCGACCGCAAGCCGAAGGCCGCCGCACACGCCCTCCGCACCCGGTGGACCGCCCCGCGCGACGCCGACTGA
- the mfd gene encoding transcription-repair coupling factor has protein sequence MTVPGIVRALEQAEPFRDAVAASSVDADFSLVEGLDAPLLAALLERRRAAGKPPILLAIAPTGRRAESLGPALEALVPGAEVLHFPAWETLPHERLSPSAEIVGTRLEVLGHIARWHADTPLVITASVRGAIQPLAAGLTDVEPVELTMGARGHDLGEVAARLVELAYHRVDMVSRRGEFALRGGILDVFPPTAPHPYRVEFFGDEVDQIRAFSVADQRSLPEEVRSVSLVASRELLLTTPVRERARELKEEFPGLRGMLEKMSEGIPVEGMESLLPVLADALVTLVDYLPEAAAVALVDPERSVTRAITLGDTNREFLDAAWSAATAGAATPVDLGAGDFVTLPRLREAAQARGDVWWTLSSFDSGHADAAAEGLIDIDAALESAAMIRVPGAGVPAFQGNVDGATAHVGQLLADGWRVVVAASGPGLVERARDVLAERGIAARRVDDVSDVPDAGVAHVVLSVLERGFESAEAKLAVLTESEFYGRTIGGDQRVIRKLASRRRNVVDPLQLKTGDYVVHATHGIGKFVELTQREVSSGGRNPVKTVREYLVLEYAPSKRGYPGDKLFVPTDQLDLLSRYVGGEAPVLSKMGGSDWAQAKGRARKAVRDIAVELVKLYSARMAAKGYAFGPDTPWQRELEEAFPFAETPDQLQTIDEIKADMEKPIPMDRLLSGDVGFGKTEVAVRAAFKAIQDGKQVAMLVPTTLLVKQHFETFSERFAGFPVNVRALSRFQTDKQARDTLAGITDGTVDMVIGTHRILTEKIHFKDLGLMIIDEEQRFGVEHKETLKKLKTNVDILAMSATPIPRTLEMAVTGIREMSTLQTPPEDRHPILSYVGPRNDKQIAAAIRRELLREGQVFFVHNRVQSIQRVASQLAELVPEARIAVAHGQMGENALEQVVDDFWERKADVLVCTTIVETGLDISNANTIIIDRADKYGLSQLHQLRGRVGRARERAYAYFLYDENKPISETAADRLETIAVNNDLGSGMQVALKDLELRGAGNLLGAEQAGHIAGVGFDLYLRMIGEAVSAFRGDEVETQTELRLELPVQARIPESYIDSERLRLEAYQKLSAAAAATAKDDALDHVADELQDRYGDLPPEVDGLLAVARLRRRAAQAGLSDVVAMGPNLRIAPANLPDSMRVRLQRLHPTAKLLAGGDALVVPMPRVGGEAVADADLITWVGQLIDQLWPAPKPEPATVDAGA, from the coding sequence GTGACAGTTCCCGGGATCGTGCGCGCCCTCGAACAGGCTGAACCGTTCCGGGACGCTGTGGCTGCGTCATCCGTCGACGCGGACTTCTCGCTCGTTGAGGGCCTTGATGCCCCTCTTCTCGCCGCCCTGCTCGAACGCCGACGGGCAGCGGGCAAGCCGCCGATTCTCCTCGCGATCGCGCCGACCGGCCGACGTGCGGAATCGCTGGGGCCGGCGCTCGAGGCGCTCGTGCCGGGCGCCGAGGTGCTCCATTTTCCGGCGTGGGAGACCCTCCCGCACGAACGACTGAGCCCGAGCGCCGAGATCGTCGGCACCAGGCTCGAGGTGCTCGGCCACATCGCACGCTGGCACGCGGACACGCCGCTCGTGATCACCGCGTCGGTGCGTGGCGCCATCCAGCCCCTCGCCGCGGGGCTCACCGATGTCGAGCCGGTCGAACTCACGATGGGCGCGCGGGGCCATGACCTCGGCGAGGTCGCGGCGCGGCTGGTGGAACTGGCGTATCACCGCGTCGACATGGTCTCGCGCCGGGGCGAGTTCGCCCTCCGCGGCGGCATCCTGGACGTCTTTCCGCCCACGGCGCCGCACCCGTATCGCGTCGAGTTCTTCGGCGACGAGGTGGATCAGATCCGCGCCTTCTCCGTCGCAGACCAGCGATCGCTGCCGGAGGAGGTCCGCAGCGTGTCGCTCGTCGCGAGTCGCGAGCTCCTGCTCACCACGCCGGTGCGCGAGCGCGCACGCGAGCTGAAGGAGGAGTTCCCCGGGCTTCGCGGCATGCTCGAGAAGATGTCCGAGGGCATTCCCGTCGAGGGCATGGAGTCGCTTCTGCCGGTGCTCGCCGACGCACTCGTCACGCTCGTCGACTACCTCCCCGAGGCCGCCGCCGTCGCGCTCGTCGACCCCGAGCGCTCGGTGACCCGCGCGATCACGCTGGGCGACACCAACCGCGAATTCCTCGATGCGGCCTGGAGCGCGGCGACGGCCGGCGCCGCGACCCCCGTCGACCTCGGCGCGGGCGACTTCGTGACGCTCCCGCGACTCCGAGAGGCTGCCCAGGCGCGGGGCGACGTGTGGTGGACGCTGAGCTCCTTCGACTCCGGACACGCGGATGCCGCAGCCGAGGGTCTCATCGACATCGATGCGGCCCTCGAGTCCGCCGCCATGATCCGGGTTCCGGGTGCCGGCGTCCCGGCGTTCCAGGGCAACGTGGACGGGGCGACCGCCCATGTCGGTCAGCTTCTCGCGGATGGATGGCGCGTCGTCGTCGCGGCATCCGGCCCCGGACTGGTGGAACGCGCGCGCGACGTGCTCGCCGAACGCGGCATCGCGGCGCGACGCGTCGACGACGTGTCGGATGTGCCGGATGCGGGCGTCGCGCACGTCGTCCTCTCGGTGCTCGAGCGCGGGTTCGAATCGGCCGAGGCGAAGCTCGCCGTGCTCACCGAGTCGGAGTTCTACGGACGCACCATCGGCGGCGACCAGCGCGTGATCAGGAAACTGGCATCGCGGCGCCGCAACGTCGTCGACCCGCTGCAGCTCAAGACGGGTGACTACGTCGTCCACGCGACGCACGGCATCGGCAAGTTCGTGGAGCTGACCCAGCGCGAGGTCTCGAGCGGTGGCCGCAATCCCGTCAAGACGGTCCGCGAGTACCTCGTCCTCGAGTACGCGCCGTCCAAGCGCGGCTACCCGGGCGACAAGCTCTTCGTCCCCACCGATCAGCTCGACCTGCTTTCGCGGTATGTCGGCGGCGAGGCGCCGGTGCTCTCGAAGATGGGCGGCAGCGACTGGGCGCAGGCCAAAGGTCGCGCCCGCAAGGCGGTCCGTGACATCGCCGTCGAGCTCGTCAAGCTGTATTCGGCGCGAATGGCCGCCAAGGGATACGCCTTCGGTCCCGACACACCATGGCAGCGCGAGCTGGAAGAGGCGTTCCCGTTCGCCGAGACACCCGACCAGCTCCAGACCATCGACGAGATCAAGGCCGACATGGAGAAGCCCATCCCGATGGACCGGCTGCTCTCAGGTGACGTCGGCTTCGGCAAGACCGAGGTCGCGGTGCGGGCCGCGTTCAAGGCGATCCAGGACGGCAAGCAGGTCGCGATGCTGGTGCCGACGACACTGCTCGTCAAGCAGCACTTCGAGACCTTCAGCGAGCGATTTGCCGGATTCCCCGTCAACGTGCGCGCGCTCTCACGATTCCAGACCGACAAGCAGGCGCGTGACACCCTCGCAGGGATCACGGACGGCACCGTCGATATGGTGATCGGCACCCATCGCATCCTGACCGAGAAGATCCATTTCAAGGACCTCGGGCTGATGATCATCGACGAAGAACAGCGCTTCGGGGTGGAGCACAAGGAGACCCTCAAGAAGCTCAAGACGAACGTCGACATCCTCGCGATGAGCGCGACGCCGATCCCGCGGACTCTCGAGATGGCTGTCACCGGCATCCGCGAGATGTCGACGCTGCAGACTCCGCCGGAGGACCGGCATCCGATCCTGTCGTATGTCGGCCCGCGCAACGACAAGCAGATCGCGGCCGCCATCCGTCGCGAACTGCTGCGCGAGGGACAGGTGTTCTTCGTCCACAACCGCGTGCAGTCGATCCAGCGCGTCGCGTCGCAGCTCGCCGAGCTCGTGCCCGAGGCGCGCATCGCGGTAGCGCACGGCCAGATGGGCGAGAACGCCCTCGAGCAGGTCGTCGACGACTTCTGGGAGCGGAAGGCCGACGTCCTGGTGTGCACGACGATCGTCGAGACCGGCCTGGACATCTCGAACGCCAACACGATCATCATCGACCGGGCCGACAAGTACGGTCTCTCGCAGCTGCACCAGCTGCGCGGCCGCGTCGGCCGGGCGCGCGAGCGCGCGTACGCGTACTTCCTCTATGACGAGAACAAGCCGATCTCCGAGACGGCCGCAGACCGCCTTGAGACGATCGCGGTGAACAACGACCTCGGCAGTGGGATGCAGGTCGCGCTGAAAGACCTCGAGCTCCGCGGCGCCGGCAATCTGCTCGGTGCCGAGCAGGCCGGCCACATCGCCGGCGTCGGCTTCGACCTGTACCTGCGCATGATCGGCGAAGCGGTCTCTGCGTTTCGCGGCGACGAGGTTGAGACGCAGACCGAGCTGCGGCTCGAGCTGCCGGTCCAGGCACGCATCCCGGAGTCCTATATCGACAGCGAGCGCCTTCGTCTCGAGGCGTACCAGAAGCTCTCGGCGGCGGCAGCCGCGACGGCGAAGGATGACGCGCTCGACCACGTCGCCGATGAACTGCAGGATCGCTACGGCGATCTTCCGCCCGAGGTCGACGGTCTGCTCGCCGTCGCACGTCTTCGCCGGCGTGCCGCGCAGGCGGGGCTGTCGGACGTGGTCGCAATGGGACCGAACCTGCGGATCGCCCCGGCGAACCTGCCCGATTCGATGCGCGTGCGGCTGCAGCGGCTGCATCCCACGGCCAAGCTCCTCGCTGGCGGCGATGCACTGGTGGTGCCCATGCCGCGTGTCGGGGGAGAGGCCGTGGCGGATGCCGACCTCATCACGTGGGTCGGCCAGCTGATCGACCAGCTGTGGCCCGCGCCGAAGCCCGAGCCGGCGACCGTGGATGCCGGCGCCTGA
- a CDS encoding 50S ribosomal protein L25/general stress protein Ctc gives MSTETDTKVHAEVRENFGKGFARRLRAAGKIPAVIYGHGTDPVHVALPGHQVALLIRRANVVLELDVNGKQQLTLVKDVQKDPVHQIIEHIDLLVVRKGEKIQVDVPISIIGEPAPGTIAAQDANTVLLEVEATHIPERIEVDVEGLEEGTHITAADLTLPSGASLIVDAETLIVAISIPSSTLAAEDEIAELDAAVSAAQALESEAAAETEEDSE, from the coding sequence ATGTCGACTGAAACCGACACCAAAGTCCACGCCGAGGTTCGCGAGAACTTCGGCAAGGGCTTCGCCCGCCGCCTGCGCGCCGCCGGCAAGATCCCCGCCGTCATCTACGGGCATGGCACCGACCCGGTGCACGTCGCCCTTCCGGGTCACCAGGTCGCGCTGCTCATCCGTCGCGCCAACGTCGTGCTCGAGCTCGACGTGAACGGCAAGCAGCAGCTCACCCTCGTCAAGGACGTGCAGAAGGACCCGGTGCACCAGATCATCGAGCACATCGACCTGCTCGTGGTCCGCAAGGGCGAGAAGATCCAGGTCGACGTGCCCATCTCGATCATCGGCGAGCCCGCTCCCGGAACGATCGCCGCGCAGGACGCCAACACCGTCCTGCTCGAGGTCGAGGCGACCCACATCCCCGAGCGCATCGAGGTCGACGTCGAGGGACTCGAGGAGGGCACGCACATCACCGCTGCCGACCTCACGCTGCCGTCCGGCGCGTCGCTGATCGTCGACGCCGAGACGCTCATCGTCGCCATCTCGATCCCGTCCTCGACCCTCGCGGCCGAAGACGAGATCGCCGAGCTGGACGCAGCGGTCTCGGCCGCTCAGGCTCTGGAATCCGAAGCGGCCGCTGAAACCGAAGAAGACTCCGAGTAG
- the pth gene encoding aminoacyl-tRNA hydrolase: MAEAWLIVGLGNPGPRYELTRHNVGQLVVDELAARRGEGFRSHKANARVAETWLRPGGAKLILAKPNTFMNVSGGPVAGLAKFYAVEPEHVVVIHDELDIPFDTIKLKTGGGHGGHNGVRDVAKALDSSEFARVRVGIGRPVGRQDPADWVLDPFGPSERKNLPILLGDAADAVEQLVDEGLLAAQQRHHAPRA, encoded by the coding sequence ATGGCAGAGGCGTGGCTGATCGTGGGGCTCGGAAACCCGGGCCCGCGGTATGAGCTCACGCGCCACAACGTGGGTCAGCTCGTCGTCGACGAGCTCGCGGCGCGACGCGGTGAGGGATTCCGCTCCCACAAGGCGAACGCGCGCGTCGCCGAGACCTGGCTCCGTCCGGGCGGCGCGAAGCTCATCCTCGCCAAGCCCAACACCTTCATGAACGTTTCGGGCGGTCCGGTGGCGGGTCTCGCGAAGTTCTACGCCGTGGAGCCGGAGCATGTCGTCGTCATCCACGACGAACTCGACATCCCGTTCGACACGATCAAGCTCAAGACCGGTGGCGGCCACGGAGGCCACAACGGGGTCCGAGATGTTGCGAAGGCGCTGGACTCGTCGGAGTTCGCCCGGGTGCGCGTCGGGATCGGCCGACCGGTCGGACGCCAGGACCCCGCGGACTGGGTGCTCGACCCGTTCGGCCCCTCCGAGCGCAAGAACCTGCCGATTCTGCTGGGCGATGCGGCGGATGCCGTCGAACAGCTCGTCGACGAGGGTCTGCTCGCCGCCCAGCAGCGGCACCACGCCCCGCGCGCGTAG
- the uidB gene encoding glucuronide transporter codes for MTITDQSTGVAVATPKKLSPLSVVGYGAGDAANNLAFTTATMFLLVYYTDVAGISAAAAGTLLLVVRVFDAFADVLAGRIVDRTYSKRFGKFRPFILFGSLPLLLLSVATFSVPQIGESGMLLYAYLTYAALGLAYSLVNIPYGSLAGAMTRNGGERAKLASARTVGAMIVGAALGIFIAPLITPDRDLQSLFTFMTLGFVVVGFGLYLFTFFTAKETVIRDVAHVTMKQSFAILKSNRPLLMLCVSSFAFLTGMLALSTVQLYYLRDVLHALPLYAVLSIVQLVLTFGLAAFVPAIVRRFGKRNGYVAGGVIMIIGGLLVFLAPPSVPWLAFAGLVLCQVGVVLVNMLVWALEADTVEYGEWKTGVRAEGIIYALFSFTRKTGQAVGGALAAYALAIGGYAAGADVQSTSAEWGIRAAAGLLPAVAALIAIAIMFFYPLTDARHREIVAEIAERREAKNQDAAGDPSLSTAAFRAADPGSGASLPD; via the coding sequence ATGACCATCACCGATCAGAGCACTGGCGTCGCCGTGGCGACACCGAAGAAGCTGAGCCCACTCAGCGTCGTCGGCTACGGCGCCGGCGACGCCGCGAACAACCTCGCGTTCACCACCGCGACGATGTTCCTCCTCGTGTACTACACGGATGTGGCGGGAATCTCCGCAGCAGCTGCGGGCACGCTGCTGCTCGTCGTGAGAGTCTTCGACGCGTTCGCAGACGTCCTCGCGGGGCGCATCGTGGATCGCACCTACAGCAAGCGGTTCGGCAAATTCCGTCCGTTCATCCTGTTCGGCTCCCTGCCGCTGCTGCTCCTGAGCGTGGCGACGTTCTCGGTGCCCCAGATCGGTGAATCGGGCATGCTGCTCTACGCGTACCTCACCTACGCCGCGCTGGGTCTCGCCTACAGCCTGGTGAACATCCCCTACGGCTCGCTGGCCGGGGCGATGACCCGCAACGGGGGGGAGCGCGCCAAGCTCGCCAGTGCCCGCACCGTCGGCGCGATGATCGTCGGCGCGGCGCTCGGCATCTTCATCGCCCCGCTGATCACGCCCGATCGCGACCTGCAGTCGCTGTTCACCTTCATGACGCTCGGGTTCGTGGTCGTCGGCTTCGGGCTCTACCTGTTCACATTCTTCACGGCGAAGGAGACCGTCATCCGCGACGTCGCCCACGTGACGATGAAGCAGAGCTTCGCCATCCTCAAGAGCAACCGTCCGCTGCTCATGCTCTGCGTGAGCTCGTTCGCGTTCCTGACCGGGATGCTGGCGCTGAGCACCGTTCAGCTCTACTACCTGCGCGATGTGCTGCACGCACTTCCGCTGTACGCCGTGCTGTCCATCGTCCAGCTCGTGCTGACCTTCGGGCTTGCGGCGTTCGTGCCGGCCATCGTCCGCCGTTTCGGCAAGCGCAACGGCTACGTCGCCGGCGGAGTGATCATGATCATCGGCGGTCTGCTGGTGTTCCTGGCGCCGCCGAGCGTCCCATGGCTCGCGTTCGCGGGACTGGTGCTGTGCCAGGTGGGCGTCGTGCTGGTGAACATGCTCGTCTGGGCCCTCGAGGCCGACACCGTCGAGTACGGCGAGTGGAAGACCGGCGTGCGCGCCGAGGGCATCATCTACGCCCTGTTCTCCTTCACCCGCAAGACCGGTCAGGCGGTCGGCGGCGCGCTCGCGGCCTACGCCCTCGCCATCGGCGGCTACGCGGCAGGAGCAGACGTGCAGTCCACGTCGGCGGAGTGGGGCATCCGCGCCGCGGCAGGACTGCTGCCCGCAGTCGCCGCGCTCATCGCGATTGCGATCATGTTCTTCTACCCGCTGACCGACGCTCGGCACCGCGAGATCGTCGCCGAGATCGCCGAGCGCCGTGAGGCGAAGAATCAGGATGCCGCCGGCGATCCGTCGCTCAGCACCGCTGCGTTCCGCGCTGCGGACCCCGGGTCCGGGGCCTCACTGCCGGACTGA